AGGACTCATTCAGAATTGATAATTACAGTGTAGTTTCACTGAAGCTGCAGCCTTGTGGAAAATTTCCCAAAATAAAAGCCTTCACTgcaatttgaatgaatgaatattggCCAAGtacgtacacatacaaggaatttgctttggtgctccgctcggaagaaacacgacatacagtaacaattaagaatgacacaaaaaACATTACAGTTTCATATGGAATCTCCAATTTCAGTCAATAGAACATATTCATTGCACATTTAGAGATAGGATTCCGGTAGCAAAAGGGTTGCAAATCCATAATGACATTAAGAATTGGAAACAATTTTTGGATTTGCTTGCTTACAATGGCACATGACAACATTGGTGCTGGACTTTAACATGTTAAAGAGTCATGGAGCCATAGAGTGATgcggtgtggaaacagacccttcgacccaacttgcccacggccaacatgttccagctgcactagtcccacctgtctatgtttggtccatatccctccaaacccgacctgcccatgtacctgtctaacggtttcttaaatattgggatagttcctgcctcaactacctcctctggcagcttgttccatacacccaccactctttgtgagaaaaagttgtcctttagattccgattaaatctttttaccttaaacctacatcctctggtcctcgattcaccgactctgggcaagagactctgtgcatccacccgatctattcctctcatgattttatacaccacaataagatcaccccgcatcctcctgcgctccaagaaatagagtctcAGCCTCCTCAACCTCACTATAGCtgagaccctctagccctggcaacatccttgtatatcttctctgtaccctttccagcttgacaacatcttttctagaACAcaatgcccagaactgagcacaatactctagatgcggcatcaccaacgtcttatacaactgcaacaagacTTCACAACTTCTAGACTGTGCCAAAATTTAGTATTGTGACTGGAGTACACGTCAACTTAAAATTGGGGGGATCATTTTTTTTTCATAGATGATTACTTGCAGTAAAATAGAGTGATTGCAGAATGATCTTAATGCAATAGGGGCAGATAAGATGCAAACCCCTCTAATCACTTACCACAGTTCTCCTCGTCACCACCATTTGCACAGTCCTTTTCACCATCACATTTCCACGAGACAGGAATGCATTGAAGAGATCCTAAGCCACAGTTAGCATTAAAAGCGTGCTTAAAGTCAAATTCATTTTATGCTGTTTTGTTCAGTGAAACAGAATATATTTCTACAGTATGTTGCTACTCATTGCAATGCATGATTAATATCTATTCAAAGCACAATTTTACagtgagttagattttttttaaatattgcactAACAAAGTTTGCATTAAACAAGATAGcaattaaaaatgtcagccaaaaGGTTAATTACCTATTCGACACACTTCTCCACTTTCATTCCCGAGGATTTCCAAGCTTTTTGGAGAGGGACTATCCATCTGTGCAGGGAGACAGTGAAACAGAATATTCATTGCATTTCTACCTGTACTCATTGTACCCAATGCATTCGATTAATAACTATTGCAAAAGTAGACCAAGTTTATAAGAGTTaccagatagatagatttttttaatatattgccTTGACAATTAAATGTCACTGAAATTTGAAAATCCTCAGACAGATTGCAACAAGATATTCAATTTATTAAATGCATgccaaattaaaaattaattagcCTATTCGACCAGAACCGGTTCGCCCATCACTCCACTTTttgcattctctctgtgacaCACTATACAAGAATGGGTTTTTGGAGAATTGGAACTATCCCCCTATCGAGGTGCAGGGAGACACATGTATTCACAACCACCATCCAATGATTCATTGCACCAATTCTTACCTGCAAAATAAAGTGTCCCAATGCAATTTGTCAGGTATAATAATTTACTGCAATGATCaagtttatagatagatagatagatagatagatagccttttattacgTGCAAGTTAACTTTACAATCCTTTTTTAAATGTCCTGCAACAAATGTCCCAAAATCCTCAGACAGATTTTCAGACACCCCTCTATTCCACGATCTATTAAAGGCATCACAATGGCGCAATTGGTagagcctcacagtgccagaacccaggttcagtcctgacctcacaTGCTATCagtgttgagtttgcatgttctctctttgtgacacatctataagatgtatgggtttgtaggttaattggacactaaaattgcccctagtgtattgggaattggatgagaaagtgggataacatagaactagtgtgaatgggggatcagtggtCAGCAGGAACTCTGTAGGCTGAAGGATCTGGGTGGAGtcaggaccccgacagtcctttcaggttagatagaggttcacatgtacctccttTCACCTCATCAAATGCATCCGTTGtcccgatgtgggctcctgtacattgacaagaccaaatgtagactcgcagccaacaatggacctcaGGCACTGTCTTGCCAGAGATCAGTTGTGGCTGGTATTGATTGGTCTTATCTCACATCCAGctcttcccgacccaaaacatcatccatcctttttctccagagaagctgcctggcctgctgagttacttcagcactttgtgtctttctttgatataaaccagcatttgcattccttgcatccacactagttctacgttcctccactttctcatcctttcCTTACACaaaggcaatttacaaaggcaacaaccttcaaacctgtatgttttggatgtgggaggaaattcaagctcctggaggaaatccacatggtcacagggatactgtgcaaactccacatagagtacaccagtggtcaggatcaaacccggggtctctggcactgagacagcagctctaccagcagcaccCCACCAATATGGTCCCGAATTTGGCAGCCACGTTTATTTATCATATCCATTAAACCCCTAAAACACTGGTCTGCGGAATGCCCGATTCTCCAAAGAAGACATTGGAAACAATGCCAAGTTTAACAATATTAAAGTTTTTGATGAGGCTTGCGACAAAGAAGTAGTCAATCATCTCAAATATGCACTGTAGCAGTACAATATATTGGCACTTTAGAAGGATAAAATGAGGCAAAAACCAAACGCTGGTAGGTCAAGGATAACTCATTAGATCCAACTGCTTACCCGGAGTCTGCATCAACTCATGATAAATTAGGAGATCGGGAGATTTCTGAAGATGAGAAACCAAAGTCTGAAGATCTGCTCCTGTGAACTTGTTAGCTCCATAGATAGTTTCAGTGTCTTCATCGGACCAGAAAATACGATCCTGGAATTAAATAGAATCTGCAGATGACTTAAGTGTCTATCATGTATAATGTCTAATGCACCATATGCAATCCACAGTAAAggataacatttaaaaacacatttcTCACAAGAAGCTTATGGCtggtaaggggaggggggaatgttACATGCCAGCGACAATATTCCTTTAAATGGCGCTTGACCTGCTGAGAAATGAAAGACTATTTCAGGTAAAATAACAAGGACCAATAATCTGATGCCTCTAACTGCTAAATATGTTTTCGCATTTCCTTCTCAGGAAGTTAAAATAAAAACTTCAGGTCCCACATTTAATGAAAATTGAAGtgggcaaatttaaaaaaaaaagagttaatGCCAAACTAAGAGATAAACGTGTGTTGCTTAAAACTTAAGTTAAGGGGCACATAGTACAAGTTTCACAGAATAAACCATATTACTCCCCTCCAAAGTTGATGTCGCCCTGACATCTTGTGGCTGGCTGTCTCCCGACTATCAACCAGAGGACAATACCAGCAGCCCTTTATTTAATACTGAGGAGAAACCAGATTGCTTATATCAGATTTTTATGTACTCAAAACTACTTAGTCAAATGTTTAAGAGTAGAAtggaattgtcatatgtaccaacaaagtAATGTTGTTCTTACTTGTTGCAACTCAACAGGCTTAAATCAATACATATAAACTGCACAAGAACTTAATAACAGGCcagcataatagtgcaaaaaccaaaTATCATAGTTGGTGAGGTTATGGTTAGTGTTATGTTGGAGaaactgatggttgttgggaagccaTTCTTGAACTGGTCATTGTTTTCAGGAGTGCCTTCTTCCCAATAGCCTTTGGTTATGGATCTTTGAGTCAACACAAAAGcctactagacaataggtgcaggagtaggccatttggcccttcgaagcccattattcaatgtgatcgtggctgatcccccaatcagtgccccgttcattctccccatatcccctgactcttcccaatctagctctctcttgaaagcatccagagaacctgcctccaccatctgaggcagagaattacacagacccaccactctctgtgagaaaaagtgtttcctcgtctctgttctaaatggcttattacttattcttaaactgtggcccctggttctggactcccccaacatcgggaacatgtgtccaaccccttaacaatcttatatgtttcaataagattccctctcatccttctaaactccagagtgtacaagcccagccgctccattctctcggcatatgacagtcccgctatcccgggaattaaccttgtaaacctacgctgcacttgaGATTGTCCTTCCTttggctgcctttgaggcagcTCCTTCAGTTGATATATTTCTGTGGCAGGGATGTCAGGTCAGTCTCAGTGATGGACCAGGTAGCGTCTATTACTCATCTCCTTTGGAGTACAGCCAGGTAGCCCCATGTTCCCaagtgagggatatggatctttgATGGTGGCATAGCAATGGTCAAGTGTATTTGATCCTCTGGTATTGCAGGAAATGGGCTGGTGGCGGTTTGGAAATTTCTTCTAATTAGCCTTGACGTTCCTGGCTATGATGGACAAGACATTGCATGTACTTTGGCATTAGTTGACTATGATGTGCAGCTCCAATGCTAGCCAAACATCTGCCTGGCGCAGGATTGTGAACAGTCATGGAGGCAGATTTCTGGTAGGTAGAAGGGATGGAACTTCACTGCTAGAGGTTCCAGGTTTGGGAAGCAGGAGTTGGACAACACTGCAGAGCACTACATAAAGTACCTGTTGTCACGTTCATTGAAATTCCTTCATTCACTCCAATTTGTGATGAGGTTTTATGAGTACTGACAAAGAATTGCATGAATGCATATTACGGGGATACAGTGTAATTCTGTGAATAGCTCTGGATCCTTATTTGGAATGGAGTTTGTGAATAAATATGAGAGGCAGATCATTGAcaactggaacaaaatatttcagAAGTCTTACCTCAAATACTGCAATGCGGTAAGGTCGCGAAAGGAAATCTGGTGACGAAAGCACAGTTCTTCTATCCTGTCCATTCAGGCCTATACTTGACAATGTGTGCAACTTGGAGTCAACCCAATAGAGACAACTCTTCACAGTATCTGGGGAAGAAAATTAGTGTCAATCTGAGCTTACAAGTACAGGCGGTGCTAAAAAAAGTAAGAATCTTACCAAGTGCAATGCCTTTTGGGCACTGAATGTCCACGTCAACCAAGATCTGTCGACCAACACCattcattcctgctttctctatcTTTGCTGGTTCACCCCAATCAGACCAGTAAATAAatctaaaaatgtaaaattattctTACTTGGACAAAATTTGAAATAAACAATTgacgaagaaagcgaatgataaaTGATCAACCTGCAGACAGGCTTACAAGACACAATTGAATTCAAATGCAGCCAGTCAAATTACAGTATAATGGATAGGTGCAGCTATGAACAAAATCACATAAAACACATCCTTCATTACTCCTCCATGCACTATTTGAAAATCTTCACCCTATTACATTTTGTTCAATCATATgcaagattattatttttttaatctctcccttTCAATCAGAAAATGCACTGATAAAGAGAAAAATAATATACCCTGATAATGGATCAACTGCTACAGAGGCTGGTTTTGTCATGTTGTCATCAAAAAGTGTTTTCCATTTTGATCCATCCATTGTAGCCACAGATATTGCTTTAGCACCGCGATCAGTCCAGTAGATGTGCTTGTGGACCCAATCCACTGCAATTCCCGTGGGAATGCTCAAATTCTTAACAAGTAAAGAATGACCAGGAATTCCCCGATATTTATTCATGGACATGCTGTGAAAAGCAAAAGCAAATAAGTGGCAGCCTGCAAATTTAATACATTTACCATAGTCAAAATAAACATAATGCAGTTCTGTAGTGTGGAACTGTGGCAACACAATTTAAAATGCACTATTACATACAAAGAATAACACAGAACTTAGCCCTTAGGACCACATATTTGTGccgagcctgcatttggtccaaggATACAGGTCAGCTGAAGCAATGACCACCACATTTTAAACAACATGTAGAGCCATCTTCTGTCCATTTTCCTATTCTGCTTACCCGAAAATGGCCTGACGTGTCAAGTCAGCCCAGAATATTCTTTCCTCTGCAACATCAGCGGCTAGTGCTACAGGATTTCTCAGCCTCATGGCTACCTGCGTGTACTCGAGATGATGCAATCCAAGCTTGCGAATATCATGGCCGTTTGTAAAGATCAAGTAAGGCTCTTTGCCTGAAGAAAGACAAATACAGCCTTTGGGTATTGATGCAAATACTAAACAGTTAAAACCCATTGCTATCCAAAAGAGCTTTCATCATTACTTCAATGGCTCACGACATTTGAGTGATTCGGTCAAAATTAGCATTAGAACAACATTGAGGCTTAATGGATTCTATAGGCCAATCCTGGCAATAGAATGTAACTGATGGCCCTTTGGTCTATCGTGGTCTTTTGGCTATTGTTTAGGACTGCATCAGACGTCAATCTCTGACCTTTTCGGggatcaaaaaaaaaaatggaagaggTGGTGTGGTTGCCCAAGTTTTCTTTAAATCCATCATTATTGCAGTTTAATCTCAGCTTCACCGAAACTTCATAGCTGGTCATCTGAATACAGTATCTGACTTGTACGTACCTACAGCCTTGCATGTACCATCAGCTGCATCCATGTGATACCCTCCAAGGCATTCACATTTATAACTTCCTTTTAAATTGATGCAAATCTGGCTGCAGGATGCAGAATTCAGGCATTCATTCATATCTGCAGGAGAAAGCAGTATTATCCCCCCATTCACAGACCAGGAGATACAAATGTTGGGAGGGAGTTGCGCCAGCTTACTTACCGTCACAGGTTCTCTCATCAACTAGCTCAAAGCCAGCAGGGCAATCACATTCAAAATCAATAGGAAGATCCCGGCAAATATGAGAGCAACCACCATTGTTCACCAAGCACTCATTTATTCCTATTGAAAAGAGGTGGATGGGAAGGGGTTTATCACTTTATCCATATAAAGTCCAGTTAATGTTTTCAATGGAATGCAATCTATTAAGCACTATTAGTCAATTTGATCTTTTAATAACAACATCTGAACTATCACAACTTGAAAGAATGAGTTCAATCATCCGATTGCATTACAGGCCGTCTCAAAGTTTTAAATGGTCCTCTTGCAACACTGCAACTACTGCTTAAAACTCTTGGTCTCACACACATCCAGCTTAATTTGCAAATAATGAATtggtaattttaaaaaaaatcgacAGATTGGTGGTCACTGTCAACACAAATACTCTACATCCTGGGAAATTAAACCACAAGCATATCATGAACAAACAATATTTTTGTACAATCAACTGGCAGTAGCCACAAGGCAAGGCCAATCAACAAATCCAAGAGTTATTGGATAACAAAACAAGTTATAGCAGGAACCATTAGTTCAAGACCAACAGGCTGCATCTGAACAAGTGCAGTTGCCATAGGCAGGCCAACTGGCATCGTAGCTAAGGGTTTAAACCAATTCTACCGTAGCTAAGGGTAAGGGTAAACAAGTTAGAAAGATGGAAGACAGAATTTATCAAGCAGTAAAAGTCCAAGTGGGATTGGATGGTTTGCTTCCCAACTCAAATTCCCTTTGTCCAAGAAGGGACATATGTACAGTTTGGATCCCGGAGTAAAAGTTAGTCCTAGAAAGCAATGCCAAGAATAGGTGCAGCAAGTTACGAGAAGTAATTCTGTTCAGAGAGGAAATTCAGGAGTGTTCGGAGTCGTCTGGAGTGATCCTTGTGAAATGAGGCACGACCAAATTCACTGCATGGCAGACAGAAAATTAACCAAGTTGTTGAGAGGAGGATGTCAAAACATCTTGAAAGAAATTAAGTATCATAAGGGGCAGAAAGTGCAATCAAAAACTGTAATTGGAGCAAGAGCAATTTGTCttgaattagtttagagatacagcatggaaacagacccttcaggtcACCAAGTCCACCCTGAACATATCACTCAGgcacactagttccatgatatcccactttctcattcctcCTTTGACATTATGGTGAATTTCCAGAGGCCGAttaacatataaacacacacatttgGGATGTGAAAGATAACTCAGAGCATctagaggaaactcatgcagtcacagtgggaacatgcaaactccacacagacagcacacgaggtcaggaatgaacccaagactctggtgccatgaggctactagctgcaccactaaaTTACTGAGTAAAAGGCAGGATTTCAGAACAAGAAGCTTTGGATGATTTGGGTAGAAGACtcggggacagttttttcccagctgttatcaggcaactgaaccatcctatcaacaactagagatatatcctgagctactgtctacctctttggagacccttggactatctttaatcggactttaccttgcactaaaggttattccctttattctgtatctgtacacagtgaacggttcgattgtaaacgtgtatagtctttccgctcaacattgtgg
This portion of the Leucoraja erinacea ecotype New England chromosome 3, Leri_hhj_1, whole genome shotgun sequence genome encodes:
- the LOC129694154 gene encoding LOW QUALITY PROTEIN: very low-density lipoprotein receptor-like (The sequence of the model RefSeq protein was modified relative to this genomic sequence to represent the inferred CDS: substituted 1 base at 1 genomic stop codon), with translation MGFLTSEGIQSSIASCNASQFQCGNGRCIPLLWKCDGDDDCTDGSDEVGCSQATCGTSDFVCRSGHCLPSKWQCDGALDCEDGSDESPDICHMRRCHLNEISCGLGTTQCIPASWKCDGGRDCENGSDEENCGSFNCSIFEFTCSSGRCISKIFICNGEDDCGDGSDEKGCVPQSCGRHEFQCTNSECISLSWVCDNNVDCADHSDESPERCGNTVLHTTCSPGDFVCTSGECINQHFHCDGDGDCKDGSDEVNCSPRTCRPDRFSCGDGSCIPRTKICNGITDCPDAIDEIHCENECKNPNEFKCQNGECIPITKLCNHKWDCRDRSDEPFECRINECLVNNGGCSHICRDLPIDFECDCPAGFELVDERTCDDMNECLNSASCSQICINLKGSYKCECLGGYHMDAADGTCKAVGKEPYLIFTNGHDIRKLGLHHLEYTQVAMRLRNPVALAADVAEERIFWADLTRQAIFGMSMNKYRGIPGHSLLVKNLSIPTGIAVDWVHKHIYWTDRGAKAISVATMDGSKWKTLFDDNMTKPASVAVDPLSGFIYWSDWGEPAKIEKAGMNGVGRQILVDVDIQCPKGIALDTVKSCLYWVDSKLHTLSSIGLNGQDRRTVLSSPDFLSRPYRIAVFEDRIFWSDEDTETIYGANKFTGADLQTLVSHLQKSPDLLIYHELMQTPGKNWCNESLDGGCEYMCLPAPRXGDSSNSPKTHSCIVCHRENAKSGVMGEPVLVE